AGGAGCACGATGGGGAAGTTGGTGACCTTCCCGGTCTGGATGAGGGTGAACGCCTCGAAGAGCTCGTCGAGCGTGCCGACGCCACCGGGCAGCACGACGAACCCCTCGGAGTACTTGACGAACATCGTCTTGCGGACGAAGAAGTAGCGGAAGTTGACCCCCAGGTCGACGTGGTCGTTGAGGCCGGTCTCGAAGGGCAGCTCGATCCCCAGCCCGACCGAGGTGCCCCCGGCCTGCGCCGCCCCCTTGTTGGCCGCCTCCATCACCCCCGGGCCGCCCCCGGTGACCACGGCGTAGCCGGCGTGGACCAGCGCGCGCCCCACCTGCTCGCCCCAGGCGTAGTACGGGTGGTCGGCCGGGGTCCGGGCCGAGCCGAAGACGGCCACCGCGGGCCCGATCTCGGCCAGCGCGCCGAAGCCCTCGACGAACTCGGCCTGGATGCGCATCACCCGCCAGGGGTCGGAGTGCACCCAGTCCCCGGGGCCGGCGTCGTCGAGGAGCCGCTGGTCGGTCGTCGTGCGCGGCACCTGGGTGCCCCGGAGGGTCACCGGGCCCTTGTGGTAGTCACGGCGGGTCACGCGGACGACCCTACGCCAGGGTCCGCCGCGGCGCCGACGTGGACTTCTAGACTGGTCCGGTGCCTCGTCCCACCGTCAGCCGCCTGCTCGTGCCCGCGCTCGTGATCGGGGTGACGGCGACCGGGGCGGTGCTGGGGACCCGGTGGGCGGCCGCCGAGCTGGCCCCGGCGCGGTGCACCTTCAGCGCCGCCGACCGGGAGGTGCGGCTCACCCCCGAGCAGGCGGCCAACGCCGCGACCATCGCGGCCGTCGCCGTCCAGCGCGGCCTGCCGCCCCGCGCCGCGACCATCGCGCTGGCCACCGCCATCCAGGAGAGCAAGCTGCGCAACCTGCGCTACGGCGACGCCGACAGCCAGGGCCTGTTCCAGCAGCGCCCCAGCCAGGGCTGGGGCACGGTGGAGCAGGTGACGGACCCGGTCTACGCCAGCAACGCCTTCTACGACGAGCTCATCGAGGTGCGCGGGTGGGACGAGGGGGTCGTCACCGAGGTGGCGCAGGAGGTGCAGCGCAGCGCCTTCCCGGACGCGTATGCCGACCACGAGTGGGAGGGACGGGTCCTGGCCTCGGTGCTCACCGGTCAGGAGGGGGCGGGCACCGGCCTGGACTGCCGGCTGGGGGGCCGGGCCGGCACCGGCTCGGCCCAGGAGGTCGCCGACAAGGCCGCCGCCCAGCTCGGGCTGACCGGCCGCCCGGACGGGCGGCTCGTGCTGCTGGAGACCGGCGACCCCGCCCGCGCGTGGGCCGCGGCGACGTGGGCGGTCAGCCACGCGCAGGCCGAGGAGATCGTCCGGGTCCAGGTGCAGGGACGGGCGTGGGACCGCGCGTCCGGCACGTGGTCCGACGCCGACGACGACGGGGCGGCGAGCGGGTCGCCGACCACCGTCGTCGTCGAGGTGGGCTGAGCGGCGGTCAGCCGCGCTGGCCCACCGGGGTGTAGTCGCGCTCGCCCTCGCCGACGTAGACCTGCCGCGGGCGGCCGATCTTGGTGGCGGGGTCGTTGATCATCTCGCGGTACTGCGCGATCCAGCCGGGCAGGCGCCCGATCGCGAAGAGCACGGTGAACATGTCCGTGGGGAAGCCCATGGACTCGTAGATGAGACCGGTGTAGAAGTCGACGTTCGGGTAGAGCTTGCGCTCGACGAAGTAGTCGTCCTCGAGGGCCTTCTGCTCCAGCTCCATCGCGAGCTCCAGCAGCGGGTTGCTGCCCGCCTTGGCGAGCATCTCGTGGGCGGTCGTCTTGACGATGG
This genomic window from Serinicoccus chungangensis contains:
- a CDS encoding TIGR00730 family Rossman fold protein — its product is MTRRDYHKGPVTLRGTQVPRTTTDQRLLDDAGPGDWVHSDPWRVMRIQAEFVEGFGALAEIGPAVAVFGSARTPADHPYYAWGEQVGRALVHAGYAVVTGGGPGVMEAANKGAAQAGGTSVGLGIELPFETGLNDHVDLGVNFRYFFVRKTMFVKYSEGFVVLPGGVGTLDELFEAFTLIQTGKVTNFPIVLLGRDYWSPLLGWLTSTLLAEGMISAGDLDLLQVTDDVDEAVRWVRAHCERRAAAEHRDV